A stretch of Meiothermus sp. QL-1 DNA encodes these proteins:
- the speE gene encoding polyamine aminopropyltransferase: MDYGMYYLERVTPYESILRRMERVLASGRTRYQDYFIFETRAFGKVLVLDKDVQSTERDEYIYHETLVHPALLAHPKPRSVFIVGGGEGATLREVLKHPTVERAVMCDIDEELVAMARQHLPEWHQGAFDDPRAQVVHADARAWLEQHPETYDVILVDLNDPVGEDNPARMLYTVEFYEIIKRRLNPGGLMAMQAGMILLTHHRMHPVAHHTVRQVFRHTRSYHNFIPGFMLDFGFIVASDAVDIAGLSEGTLEARILERGLALRHLDAAYLEALFVLPKDLKEAIAQETIISRDAAPFWLTDQGQARQ, encoded by the coding sequence ATGGACTACGGCATGTACTACCTCGAGCGGGTAACCCCTTACGAAAGCATCCTGCGCCGGATGGAACGGGTGCTGGCCTCCGGGCGCACCCGCTATCAGGACTACTTCATTTTCGAGACCAGGGCCTTCGGCAAGGTGCTGGTGCTGGATAAGGATGTGCAGTCCACCGAGCGCGACGAGTACATCTACCACGAGACCCTGGTGCACCCGGCCCTGCTGGCCCACCCAAAGCCCCGCTCGGTCTTCATCGTGGGGGGCGGTGAGGGGGCCACTTTGCGCGAGGTGCTCAAGCATCCCACAGTGGAGCGGGCGGTGATGTGCGATATCGACGAGGAGCTGGTGGCCATGGCCCGGCAGCACCTGCCGGAGTGGCACCAGGGGGCCTTCGACGACCCCCGCGCCCAGGTGGTTCACGCCGACGCGCGGGCCTGGCTCGAGCAGCACCCCGAGACCTACGACGTAATCCTGGTCGACCTCAACGATCCGGTGGGCGAGGACAACCCGGCCCGGATGCTCTACACGGTGGAGTTTTACGAGATTATCAAGCGCCGGCTCAACCCGGGCGGCCTCATGGCCATGCAGGCCGGCATGATCCTTCTCACCCACCACCGCATGCACCCGGTGGCGCACCACACCGTCCGCCAGGTCTTCCGCCACACCCGCAGCTACCACAACTTCATCCCTGGCTTCATGCTCGACTTCGGCTTCATCGTGGCCTCGGACGCGGTGGACATCGCTGGTCTGAGCGAGGGCACCCTGGAGGCCCGCATCCTGGAGCGGGGGCTGGCCCTAAGGCACCTGGACGCTGCCTACCTCGAGGCCCTCTTCGTGCTGCCCAAGGACCTCAAAGAGGCCATCGCCCAGGAGACCATCATCTCGCGCGACGCCGCCCCTTTCTGGCTCACCGACCAGGGCCAGGCCCGTCAGTAA
- a CDS encoding S-adenosylmethionine decarboxylase family protein: MTTVSGGRWVAEIYGCNLEVLENPRLVEVALKDAVLKLGAPPNSVQSTVYKFYPQGLSAAVLSPVAAVMIHTWPEDNASATLDLYFYKPDVDPDSVLRGLARAFGAREESAFRFWRGGEREIKRRRQ, translated from the coding sequence GTGACGACGGTCTCGGGGGGGCGCTGGGTCGCCGAGATTTACGGCTGCAACCTGGAGGTTCTGGAAAACCCTCGGCTGGTCGAGGTGGCGCTGAAGGACGCGGTCCTGAAGCTGGGTGCACCGCCCAACAGCGTTCAGTCCACGGTCTACAAGTTCTACCCCCAAGGCCTCTCGGCCGCAGTGCTTTCCCCGGTGGCCGCGGTGATGATTCACACCTGGCCCGAGGACAACGCCTCGGCCACCCTGGACCTTTACTTCTACAAGCCCGACGTGGACCCCGACTCGGTATTGCGGGGGCTGGCCCGGGCCTTTGGGGCCCGTGAGGAGTCGGCCTTCCGCTTCTGGCGGGGGGGCGAGCGGGAGATAAAGCGTAGGAGGCAGTGA